GGCCGAACTTCGAGGGCCGCAACGCCACGCACCAGATGAAGAAGCTGACGGTCTCCGACCTCAAGGGGTTCCGCGACCGGCTGCACCTGCCGATCTCCGACAAGGAGCTGGAGGGCGGCCTCCCGCCGTACTTCCACCCGGGCCGCGACTCGGAGGAGATCCAGTACATGCACGACCGCCGCAAGGGTCTCGGCGGTTACGTCCCGACGCGTGTCGTCCGTTCCGAGCCGCTCGCACTGCCGGACGACAAGACGTACGCGACCGTGAAGAAGGGGTCGGGGCAGCAGTCCATCGCCACGACCATGGCGTTCGTCCGGCTCCTCAAGGACCTCATGCGGGACAAGGAGATCGGTAAGCGGTTCGTGCTGATCGCGCCGGACGAGTACCGCACGTTCGGCATGGACTCGTTCTTCCCGAGTGCGAAGATCTACAACCCGCTCGGTCAGCAGTACGAGTCGGTCGACCGTGAGCTGCTGCTGGCGTACAAGGAGTCCCCGACCGGCCAGATGCTGCACGACGGCATCTCGGAGGCGGGCTGCACGGCGTCGCTGATCGCGGCCGGCTCGGCGTACGCCACCCACGGCGAGCCGCTGATCCCGGTCTACGTCTTCTACTCGATGTTCGGATTCCAGCGCACCGGCGACCAGTTCTGGCAGATGTCGGACCAGCTGGCGCGCGGATTCGTCCTGGGCGCGACCGCCGGACGGACGACACTGACCGGCGAGGGGCTCCAGCACGCGGACGGCCACTCGCAGCTGCTCGCCTCGACCAACCCGGGCTGTGTCGCCTACGACCCGGCGTTCGGCTTCGAGATCGCGCACATCGTGCAGGACGGCCTGCGCAGGATGTACGGCGGTTCCGCCGAACACCCGCACGGGGAGGACGTCTTCTACTACCTCACCGTCTACAACGAGCCGATCCAGCACCCGGCCGAGCCGGAGAACGTGGACGTCGAGGGCATCCTCAAGGGCATCCACCGCTTCAGCGAGGGCACCTCGGGGTCCGTCCCGGCGCAGATCCTCGCGTCCGGTGTGGCCGTCCCGTGGGCGGTCGAGGCGCAGCGGATCCTCGCCGAGGACTGGGACGTGCGGGCCGACGTGTGGTCGGCGACCTCCTGGAACGAGCTGCGGCGCGAGGCCGTCGAGGTCGAGCGGCACAACCTGCTGCACCCGGAGGAGGAGCAGCGGGTGCCGTACGTGACGCGCAAGCTCGCCGGGGCCGAGGGGCCGTTCGTGGCCGTCTCGGACTGGATGCGGTCGGTCCCGGACCAGATCGCGCGCTGGGTGCCGGGCACCTACCAGTCGCTGGGCGCGGACGGCTTCGGCTTCGCGGACACCCGCGGGGCGGCCCGCCGCTTCTTCCACATCGACGCCCAGTCGATCGTCGTGGGGGTGCTGACCGAGCTGGCGCGGGAGGGCAAGGTCGACCGCTCGCTGCTGAAGCAGGCCGTCGACCGGTACCAGCTGCTGGACGTGTCCGCGGCCGACCCGGGGGCGGCCGGCGGCGACGCGTAGCCGCTCCGCCGGGGGGCCGGTGAGTCTCCGAGGGCCGCGGAGGGCCGGTCGCCCGGTTCCCCGCGCCTGCGAGGGGGCTCACCGGCTCCTCGTTTCCCTACGATGCGGGCATGCGAGAACAGTCGGCGCAGGGCCGGTGGGAGCTGTGGACTCAACGGCCGTTGCTGGCCCTGGCCGTCGTGTTCGCCGTGGCCTACGCCGTCCCGATCGTGGACACGTCGGCCGACCGCGCGGTGACCGCCGTCTGCACCGGGGTCGAGTGGGCGGTGTGGGGGGCGTTCGCCGTGGACTACGCGGTCCGTCTCGCGCTCACGTCCGACCGGCGGCGGTTCGTGCGCACCCACTGGCTGGACCTGTGCGCGGTGGTCCTGCCGATGGTGCAGCAGCTCAAGCTCCTGCGGCTGGTCTCCACGCTGCTGCTGGTGGGGCGGCGGGCGCGGATGGCGTCCCAGATCCGGATGACGACGTACGTGGTGGGGGCCGTCGTCGGACTGCTGATGTTCGGCTCGCTCGCCGTGTTGTCGGTGGAGCGCGAATCACCCGACGGGAACATCCGCACGCTGGGTGACGCGCTGTGGTGGTCGTTCACGACGATGACGACGGTCGGCTACGGGGACCACGCGCCGACCACCGGACTGGGCCGGCTCATCGCCGTCGGGCTGATGCTGTCGGGGATCGCGCTGCTGGGTGTGGTGACCGCGAACATCGCGGCGTGGTTCATCGCCCGGTTCGACAAGGACGACGTCGAGGAACGGGCCCAGACCGAGGCGATCCTGGCGCTGACGGACGAGGTCCGGGCGCTGCGCGCCGAGGTGGCCGCGCTGCGGGACCGGTCCCTGAGTCCGTGACCGCCCGCCTCCCGGCCGCTCTCGGGGGTTACAGCAGCCCGTAGCCCGTGCCGCTCGCTCCCGCCAGCCAGATGAGGGCCAGCAGGGTGTCGATGGCGCCGAGGGCGACGGCGACCAGGGCCGGGACCGGGCGGGAGCCCGCCCAGCTGCGGCCCATGGCCAGCCAGCCGCAGACGATCGCCGCGGGGCCGAGGACGATCCCCAGCGCGAAGAATCCGGCGACCGCGCAGACGAGGCCGACGATGCCGAGCGTCGCGCGATCCGGCCCTCCCCCAGTCTCGACTCCGCTCGACCGGGGGGACCCCCATCGTGACCCCATGCGGCCACGTGAGCGGGGGTACCTGCGCGTGCCGTTGCCGAAGCCGGCCATCGAACAACTCCCTCTGTTCCGGGGATGTGTTGTTGTTCGGGTACCCGCGACACGCGGAACATTGCCCGCAGTTGCCGGGCACTCGGCGCGCTGCCCCCCTCCGGCAGCGCGCCGTGGCCCTGACGGCCCTCCCATCCGGAAGGCTTGACCCAGTGTGACCTGTGCCGTGCTTCCGGGGCGAGGGCCTTTAGCGTTCTCACCCTGATAGGGGAAAATCGCCGAGGTTCCGTCAGATGTGACCGACGCCCGCGCCCGCTTCCGCGTTCACGCCCCGCTTGGTGAGCAGCGCGACGAACACCGCGACGACCGCGACCCCCGCGGCGACGAGCGAGGCGAGGCTCATGCCGGAGATGAACGTGTCGTGGGCGACGTCCGTGATCTTCGCGGCGATCTCCGGCGGAGTGCCCTTGGCGACCGGGGCCACACCGACCTGGACCGCTTCGGAGGCCTGGTCGAGCTGGGCCGGGGTGAGTGCGGGCAGGCCCGCGCCCTTCCAGTTGGCGGGCAGGTCGCCGTCGACCTTGGAGGCCATCACGGCGCCGAGCACCGCGGTACCGAGGCTGCCGCCGATCTGCATGGCCGCCTGCTGGAGGCCGCCCGCCACGCCCGACAGCTCCATGGGGGCGTTGCCGACGATGACCTCGGTCGCGCCGACCATGACCGGGGCGAGGCCGAAGCCGAGCAGGGCGAACCAGATCGACATGAGACCGCTGCTCGTGTCCGTCTCCAGCGTGGACATGCCGTACATGGCGATCGCGGTGGCGGCCATACCCCCGGCCAGCGGGATGCGCGGGCCGAGCTTGGTGATCGCGGCGCCCGCGAGCGGCGAGCCGACGATCATCATGCCGGTCAGCGGCAGGAGGTGCAGGCCCGCGTCGATCGGGCTCATGCCGTGCACGTTCTGGAGGTAGAACGTCACGAAGAACAGGCCGCCCATGAACGCGATCGCCATGAGGACCATGAGGACGACGCCGGCCGACAGCGGGACCGAACGGAACAGCGCCAGCGGGATGAGCGGCTCCGCGACCTTCGTCTCCCAGAAGGCGAAGGCGGCGAACAGCAGGGCCGAGCCGATCAGGAACGCCCAGGTCTTGCCGTCGGCCCAGCCCCAGGTCGGCGCCTTGATCAGGGCCCAGACCAGGCAGAACATCGCGCCCGAGAGCAGCACGATGCCGAGGATGTCGAAGGAGCGCGGGGCGTTCTCGGCGCGGTGGTCGCGCAGGATGAGCGCGCCCAGGACCAGGGCGAGGGCGCCGACCGGAACGTTGATGAAGAACACCGACTGCCAGTTGACGTGCTCGACGAGGACCCCGCCGAGGATCGGGCCGCCGGCGGTGGAGGCGCCGATGACCATGCCCCACAGGCCGATGGCCATGTTGAGCTTCTCGGCCGGGAAGGTCGCGCGCAGCAGACCGAGGGCCGCCGGCATCAGCAGCGCGCCGAACAGGCCCTGGAAGACCCGGAAGGTGACGACCAGCGCGATGCTGTCGGAGAGGCCGATCGCGCCGGAGGCGGCGGCGAAGCCGACGACGCCTATCAGGAACGTCTGGCGGTGGCCGAAGCGGTCACCGAGCTTGCCCGCGGTGATCAGGGAGACCGCGAGGGCGAGGAAGTAGGCGTTGGTGATCCACTGCACCTCGGCGAAGGTGGCGCCCAGGTCGCTGGCGATCGCCGGGTTGGCGATGGCCACGATGGTGCCGTCGAGGGCCACCATCATGACGCCGACGGCGACGGTGATGAGGGTGAACCACGGGTGGCCGCGCAGGCCCTTGGCGGGCGGCCCGTCCGACGGGTCTGCCGGTGCCTTGCCGCCCGGCCCCGTCGTGTCGACGGTGGTCTGACTGGTCATGCGTTCGAGGTTAGTGACAGCCGCTGACAATTGACAAACGACTTCATAAGTCGGTAACTGACACATCATGGAAACTCTGCGTGAGCGCAAGAAGCAGCGCACCCGGGACGCGCTGCTGCGCGCCGCCGTGGAGCTGTTCACCTCGCGCGGGTACGAGAGGACCACCGTCGACGAGATCGCCGACGCCGTCGGGGTCTCGCAGCGCACGTTCTTCCGCTATTTCGACGGCAAGGACGAGGCCGCGCTCGCCCTGGTGGAGATGACGGTGGCGCGGTTCGTCGAGGCGGTGCGCGAACGCCCGTCGCACGAGGCGCCGATGCAGGCCCTGCGCCAGGCCGTGCTGGACGGCTGGCACTCGATCAACGAGGTCGTGGAGTCCGTCGTCCCCGTGGAGCTGTATCTGCGCATGTACCGGGTGATCGAGTCGACGCCGGTGCTGCTCGCCGCGCACCTGCGGCGCTCGGTGGAGGTGGAGGAGGTCCTCGCGCGGGTGATCGCCGGGCGGGAGGGGCTCGACGTGGACGCCGACCCGCGGCCCCGGCTGGCGGTGGCCGTCTTCAGCGGGGTGATGCGGGTGACGGAACGGCAGTGGTCCACCGGCGCGGACTTCAGTCTCGCGGGGATCCGCGAGCTGACGTCGTCCTACCTGGACGGGGTCGGCCCGGCCCTGCTGGGAGACTGGCGCACGGCGTGAGGGCCGCGGGTCGTCACGGGGGCGCCCGGAGGAAGATCCGCGGATCCGCCGTCCGGCGTGGAGGCCTGAAGGCTGTTATGACCATTCACACGCCTGCTGAAACGTGATCCGCGTCACTTGGGTCACCCGAGACCCTCCCGTTCTCCTAGTGTGTCCTTTCAGTGACTTCCTTCGACACCTCCCCGCAGCTCAACGTCTGGCGCGCCCTGGCCGCCCTGGCCGTGGTGTTCGTGATGCTGGCCACGACCGGCTGGACCGCGGTGCGCCACCAGCGGGAGACCACTGCACTCCAGACCTCCCGCTCGGCATGGGAGCACGGCCGGCTCGGCGGCCACCTGCTGCCGGACCCCGGCTCGGCCCCCGCCCGGCTCGCCCGCTTCTTCGCCACGCTCACCACCGCGCAGCGCGCCGCCCTGGCGCACGACTACCCGCTCGCCGTCGGCAACATGAACGGCGCCCCGGTGGAACTGCGCTACCGCGCCAACCGCACGGCGCTGCTCCAGCAGACCCGGCTCGAGCGCGCCCGTATGCACGACAAGCGGCTCAGCGCCTCGGGACAGCAGCTCGCCGAACGCCGGCTCCAGCGCTACACGTCGATGAGCGCCGGCGACCGCCAGATCCTCGCCTTCGACCCCGACGGCTCCGGCCGGGTCGCCGAGGTGTTCGGCAGTCTGGACAAGGCCGAGCGGATCTCCGTCGTCGTCCCCGGCGTCGACACCGACCTGCTCACCTTCCAGCGCACGAACCGCAAGTACTCGGCGCCCGTCGGCATGGCCCAGGCCCTCTACGCGGCCGAGAACGAGGCGAGCCCCTCGACGCGCACGGCCGTCATCGCCTGGGCGGACTACACCTCGCCCGACGGCCTCGGCATCGACTCGGCCACCGCGATGCGCGCCGAGAACGGCGCCGTGCGGCTGAACGCCCTGCTGACCGCCCTGCCGGGCACCGCGCCCGTCTCGATGTTCTGCCACAGCTACGGCTCCGTGGTGTGCGGGGTCGCCGCGCACGCGATGCCGGACCGGGTGGCGGACATCGCGGTGGCCGGCAGCCCGGGGATGCGGGTGGAGAACGCGGCGCAGCTCGGCACCGACGCCCGGGTGTGGGCGATGCGGGACGCCGACGACTGGGTGCAGGACGTGCCGCACCTGGAGGTCGGCGGCCTGGGGCACGGCGAGGACCCGATGGCCCGGGTGTTCGGCGCGCGGGTGCTGTCCTCGCGGGAGGCGAAGGGGCACGGCGGCTACTTCGAACCGGGCACCGACAGCCTGCGCAACCTCGCCGAGATCGGCACTGGCGCGTACCACTCGGTGGAGTGCGCCGCCGACCATGTCGCCTGCACGGTGGGTTTGTCCGATACGCCCGAGGCCGGACGCGCGTAGAGACGCAGGAATTGCGGCGCGTGCGAGGAGGGGACGAAGAATGGGTGTCCCGCATACGATGAGCCGCATGGGTGACGTACTGGCCGGATTTCATGCCGCCTGGGAGTTCGAGTCCGATTCCGTCCTCATCCGTTACCAGCGGGGGCTGCGCACGCCGAAGCTGCTGTCGGCACTGGGGGAACGCCGGATCCCGCTGGCGGCGATCGGCCGGGTGACGCTGAGCGCCGGGCGACGCGGCACGGTCGTGCTGCGGGCGGAGCCGCGGCCGGGAGCCGACCCGCTGATGGAGGCGGCCGCGGGGCAGCTCAAGGAGGGGTGCGACCCGTACCGGCTGGTGCTGCCCGCCGAGCGGGAGACGCTCGCCGAGTACTACGCCGAGGAACTGCGCGAGCGGCTGACCCGATCGGGCCCCGCCGACCGGTTCCTCGTGGACGCGCCCGAGGCGCCGCTGTCGTTCAAGGCGTACGACGGGAAGGCCTCGTTCGACGGGCGCACGGTGCGCTTCCGCTGGTTCTGGACGGGCGCCTCGTCGGCGAAGTGGAAGGCCGGCGACCAGAGCTTCCCCGTGTCCGAGCTGAGCGGCGTCGAGTGGCGGTCGCCCGAGGTGTTCGAGGGCCATCTGCGGCTGCTGCGCGGCGAGGCGGAGCCCGTCCAGGCGGACCAGGACCCGGGGGCCGTCGTCTTCGGACTGGGGTACGGGCCGGTCCACGAGTCGCTGCCCTTCGCGGCGGCGGTCCTCGCGGCCGTCCGCGGACGCGGCGCCTCGGCGGCGGTACCGGCCCCGGCCGCCCCCGCGCCGCGCCGGGACCCCGCCGACATCGCCGAGCGGATCAGGCACCTCGGGGAACTGCACGTGGCCGGCCTGGTCACCGACGAGGAGTTCTCCGTCAAGAAGGCCGAACTGCTGGCCGAGCTG
Above is a genomic segment from Streptomyces asoensis containing:
- the aceE gene encoding pyruvate dehydrogenase (acetyl-transferring), homodimeric type, giving the protein MASGSDRNPIIIGGLPSQVPDFDPEETQEWLDSLDAAIDERGRERARYLMLRLIERAREKRVAVPEMRSTDYVNTIPTRAEPFFPGNEEIERRILNATRWNAAVMVSRAQRPGIGVGGHIATFASSASLYDVGFNHFFRGKDEGDGGDQVFFQGHASPGIYARAFLLDRLSEQNLDAFRQEKSKAPHGLSSYPHPRLMPDFWEFPTVSMGLGPIGAIYQARMNRYMHARGIADTSKSHVWAFLGDGEMDEPESLGQLTIAAREGLDNLTFVVNCNLQRLDGPVRGNGKVIQELESVFRGAGWNVIKLIWDRSWDPLLAQDRDGTLVNRMNTTPDGQFQTYATESGSYIREHFFGDDHRLRAMVEGMTDDQVLHLGRGGHDHRKIYAAFKAAVEHTGQPTVILAKTVKGWTLGPNFEGRNATHQMKKLTVSDLKGFRDRLHLPISDKELEGGLPPYFHPGRDSEEIQYMHDRRKGLGGYVPTRVVRSEPLALPDDKTYATVKKGSGQQSIATTMAFVRLLKDLMRDKEIGKRFVLIAPDEYRTFGMDSFFPSAKIYNPLGQQYESVDRELLLAYKESPTGQMLHDGISEAGCTASLIAAGSAYATHGEPLIPVYVFYSMFGFQRTGDQFWQMSDQLARGFVLGATAGRTTLTGEGLQHADGHSQLLASTNPGCVAYDPAFGFEIAHIVQDGLRRMYGGSAEHPHGEDVFYYLTVYNEPIQHPAEPENVDVEGILKGIHRFSEGTSGSVPAQILASGVAVPWAVEAQRILAEDWDVRADVWSATSWNELRREAVEVERHNLLHPEEEQRVPYVTRKLAGAEGPFVAVSDWMRSVPDQIARWVPGTYQSLGADGFGFADTRGAARRFFHIDAQSIVVGVLTELAREGKVDRSLLKQAVDRYQLLDVSAADPGAAGGDA
- a CDS encoding potassium channel family protein, which translates into the protein MREQSAQGRWELWTQRPLLALAVVFAVAYAVPIVDTSADRAVTAVCTGVEWAVWGAFAVDYAVRLALTSDRRRFVRTHWLDLCAVVLPMVQQLKLLRLVSTLLLVGRRARMASQIRMTTYVVGAVVGLLMFGSLAVLSVERESPDGNIRTLGDALWWSFTTMTTVGYGDHAPTTGLGRLIAVGLMLSGIALLGVVTANIAAWFIARFDKDDVEERAQTEAILALTDEVRALRAEVAALRDRSLSP
- a CDS encoding small hydrophobic protein; the encoded protein is MAGFGNGTRRYPRSRGRMGSRWGSPRSSGVETGGGPDRATLGIVGLVCAVAGFFALGIVLGPAAIVCGWLAMGRSWAGSRPVPALVAVALGAIDTLLALIWLAGASGTGYGLL
- a CDS encoding MFS transporter, which codes for MTSQTTVDTTGPGGKAPADPSDGPPAKGLRGHPWFTLITVAVGVMMVALDGTIVAIANPAIASDLGATFAEVQWITNAYFLALAVSLITAGKLGDRFGHRQTFLIGVVGFAAASGAIGLSDSIALVVTFRVFQGLFGALLMPAALGLLRATFPAEKLNMAIGLWGMVIGASTAGGPILGGVLVEHVNWQSVFFINVPVGALALVLGALILRDHRAENAPRSFDILGIVLLSGAMFCLVWALIKAPTWGWADGKTWAFLIGSALLFAAFAFWETKVAEPLIPLALFRSVPLSAGVVLMVLMAIAFMGGLFFVTFYLQNVHGMSPIDAGLHLLPLTGMMIVGSPLAGAAITKLGPRIPLAGGMAATAIAMYGMSTLETDTSSGLMSIWFALLGFGLAPVMVGATEVIVGNAPMELSGVAGGLQQAAMQIGGSLGTAVLGAVMASKVDGDLPANWKGAGLPALTPAQLDQASEAVQVGVAPVAKGTPPEIAAKITDVAHDTFISGMSLASLVAAGVAVVAVFVALLTKRGVNAEAGAGVGHI
- a CDS encoding TetR family transcriptional regulator; the protein is METLRERKKQRTRDALLRAAVELFTSRGYERTTVDEIADAVGVSQRTFFRYFDGKDEAALALVEMTVARFVEAVRERPSHEAPMQALRQAVLDGWHSINEVVESVVPVELYLRMYRVIESTPVLLAAHLRRSVEVEEVLARVIAGREGLDVDADPRPRLAVAVFSGVMRVTERQWSTGADFSLAGIRELTSSYLDGVGPALLGDWRTA
- a CDS encoding alpha/beta hydrolase translates to MTSFDTSPQLNVWRALAALAVVFVMLATTGWTAVRHQRETTALQTSRSAWEHGRLGGHLLPDPGSAPARLARFFATLTTAQRAALAHDYPLAVGNMNGAPVELRYRANRTALLQQTRLERARMHDKRLSASGQQLAERRLQRYTSMSAGDRQILAFDPDGSGRVAEVFGSLDKAERISVVVPGVDTDLLTFQRTNRKYSAPVGMAQALYAAENEASPSTRTAVIAWADYTSPDGLGIDSATAMRAENGAVRLNALLTALPGTAPVSMFCHSYGSVVCGVAAHAMPDRVADIAVAGSPGMRVENAAQLGTDARVWAMRDADDWVQDVPHLEVGGLGHGEDPMARVFGARVLSSREAKGHGGYFEPGTDSLRNLAEIGTGAYHSVECAADHVACTVGLSDTPEAGRA
- a CDS encoding DUF4429 domain-containing protein, which encodes MSRMGDVLAGFHAAWEFESDSVLIRYQRGLRTPKLLSALGERRIPLAAIGRVTLSAGRRGTVVLRAEPRPGADPLMEAAAGQLKEGCDPYRLVLPAERETLAEYYAEELRERLTRSGPADRFLVDAPEAPLSFKAYDGKASFDGRTVRFRWFWTGASSAKWKAGDQSFPVSELSGVEWRSPEVFEGHLRLLRGEAEPVQADQDPGAVVFGLGYGPVHESLPFAAAVLAAVRGRGASAAVPAPAAPAPRRDPADIAERIRHLGELHVAGLVTDEEFSVKKAELLAEL